The Rhizobium etli 8C-3 genome has a segment encoding these proteins:
- the nirB gene encoding nitrite reductase large subunit NirB → MTEKLVIIGNGMAPGRMLEHLFEKAPGQYEVTIFNAEPRVNYDRIMLSPVLSGEKDYEQIIIHGDGWYIKHGITLYKGHKIVAIDRHAKTVTSDHGVTESYDKLVIATGSVPFIIPVPGKDLPGVITYRDLDDVQAMLLAAQSREKAIVIGGGLLGLEAAAGLAQRGMDVTVLHVMPTLMERQLDPAAGYLLQRAVEERGIKVITRANTKAIIGDGKVEGIELDDGRIIPATLVVMAVGIRPNVGLAKEAGIAVNRGIVVDNGMQTSDGSIMALGECAEVGGQVYGLVAPLYEMARVAAAHLSGDTSAAFVHSDTPTKLKVTGIELYSLGDFADGDDREEIVLRDASAGVYKRLVLKDNKIIGTVLYGETADGAWFNDLKKKQTDISEMRETLIFGQAYQGGSPLDPMAAVAALPDDAEICGCNGVCKGKISSTITAKGLTSLDDVRAHTKASASCGSCTGLVEQLMALTLGDSYNPAAVQPMCSCTELGHDDVRRLIKAKGLKTIPAVMQELEWKTSCGCAKCRPALNYYLVCDWPDEYADDYQSRFINERVHANIQKDGSYSVVPRMWGGVTSSKELRAIADVVDKFEIPMVKVTGGQRIDLLGVEKEDLPAVWADLGKAGFVSGQAYAKGLRTVKTCVGSDWCRFGTQDSTGLGIRIEKFMWGSWTPAKLKMAVSGCPRNCAEATCKDIGVICVDSGYEIHFAGAAGLDIKGTEILGLVKTEDEALVHIVALTQMYREQARYLERIYKWAKRIGLEEIRRQIMGDAEKRKAYFERFVFSQKFAQVDPWSERVSGKDKHEFKPMATIGYPQAAE, encoded by the coding sequence ATGACAGAAAAACTCGTTATCATCGGCAACGGCATGGCGCCCGGGCGCATGCTCGAGCACCTCTTCGAAAAGGCGCCTGGTCAGTACGAGGTGACAATCTTCAACGCTGAACCCCGCGTCAATTACGACCGCATCATGCTCTCGCCTGTTCTTTCGGGAGAAAAGGACTATGAGCAGATCATCATTCATGGCGACGGCTGGTACATCAAGCACGGGATCACGCTCTACAAGGGCCACAAGATCGTCGCGATCGATCGTCACGCGAAGACCGTGACCTCCGACCACGGCGTCACCGAAAGCTACGACAAGCTGGTGATCGCCACCGGCTCCGTGCCCTTCATCATTCCGGTTCCCGGCAAAGACCTACCCGGCGTCATCACCTACCGTGACCTCGACGACGTGCAGGCAATGCTGCTTGCTGCCCAGTCACGCGAAAAGGCAATCGTCATCGGCGGCGGCTTGCTGGGTCTTGAGGCGGCAGCTGGCCTTGCCCAGCGTGGCATGGACGTGACCGTGCTGCATGTGATGCCGACGCTGATGGAGCGTCAACTGGATCCTGCGGCCGGCTATCTGTTGCAAAGGGCCGTCGAGGAGCGCGGCATCAAGGTCATCACCAGGGCCAATACCAAGGCAATCATCGGCGATGGCAAGGTCGAGGGCATCGAGCTCGACGACGGACGCATCATTCCGGCAACTCTCGTCGTCATGGCCGTCGGCATCCGTCCGAATGTCGGCCTGGCGAAAGAGGCTGGTATCGCGGTCAATCGCGGCATCGTCGTCGATAACGGCATGCAGACCTCGGACGGCAGCATCATGGCGCTCGGCGAATGTGCCGAAGTCGGTGGACAGGTCTACGGTCTTGTCGCGCCGCTCTACGAAATGGCCCGCGTTGCCGCCGCCCACCTCTCCGGTGACACCTCCGCTGCCTTCGTTCACTCCGACACCCCGACCAAGCTCAAGGTCACCGGCATCGAGCTCTATTCACTTGGCGATTTCGCCGATGGCGACGACCGCGAGGAGATCGTCCTTCGCGACGCTTCGGCTGGCGTCTACAAGCGCCTGGTGCTGAAGGACAACAAGATCATCGGGACGGTGCTGTACGGCGAAACCGCAGACGGCGCCTGGTTCAACGATCTCAAAAAGAAGCAGACCGATATTTCCGAGATGCGCGAGACGCTGATCTTCGGACAGGCCTACCAGGGAGGGTCTCCGCTGGACCCTATGGCGGCCGTTGCAGCCTTGCCGGATGACGCGGAAATCTGTGGCTGCAACGGCGTGTGCAAGGGTAAAATCAGTTCGACCATCACGGCCAAGGGCCTGACCTCGCTGGATGACGTGCGCGCCCACACCAAGGCCTCGGCGTCCTGCGGCTCCTGTACAGGCCTCGTCGAGCAGCTGATGGCGCTGACGCTCGGCGACAGCTATAACCCTGCCGCCGTGCAGCCAATGTGCAGCTGCACCGAACTTGGCCATGACGACGTGCGGCGCCTGATCAAGGCCAAGGGGCTGAAGACCATCCCTGCCGTCATGCAGGAGCTGGAGTGGAAGACTTCCTGCGGTTGTGCCAAGTGCCGTCCAGCGCTCAACTACTACCTCGTCTGCGACTGGCCGGACGAATATGCCGACGATTATCAGTCGCGGTTCATCAACGAGCGCGTCCACGCAAACATCCAGAAGGACGGCAGCTACTCGGTGGTGCCGCGGATGTGGGGCGGCGTTACCTCCTCCAAGGAGCTGCGCGCCATCGCCGACGTGGTCGACAAGTTCGAAATCCCGATGGTGAAGGTCACCGGCGGCCAGCGCATCGACCTGCTCGGCGTCGAGAAAGAGGACCTTCCCGCCGTCTGGGCCGACCTCGGCAAGGCAGGCTTTGTCTCCGGTCAGGCCTATGCCAAGGGCCTGCGCACGGTCAAGACCTGTGTCGGCTCAGACTGGTGCCGCTTCGGCACGCAGGATTCGACCGGGCTCGGCATCCGCATTGAAAAATTCATGTGGGGCTCTTGGACGCCGGCAAAGCTCAAGATGGCTGTCTCCGGATGTCCCCGCAACTGCGCGGAGGCGACCTGCAAGGATATCGGCGTCATCTGCGTGGATTCCGGCTACGAAATTCATTTCGCCGGTGCGGCCGGTCTCGACATCAAGGGCACCGAAATCCTCGGTCTCGTCAAGACCGAGGATGAAGCGCTCGTTCACATCGTTGCGCTGACGCAGATGTACCGCGAGCAGGCACGTTATCTCGAACGCATCTACAAATGGGCCAAGCGCATCGGCCTCGAAGAGATCCGTCGCCAGATCATGGGCGATGCCGAAAAGCGCAAGGCCTATTTCGAGCGCTTCGTGTTCAGCCAGAAATTCGCACAGGTCGATCCCTGGTCGGAACGCGTCTCGGGCAAGGATAAGCACGAGTTCAAGCCGATGGCGACGATCGGCTATCCTCAGGCTGCAGAGTAA
- a CDS encoding MFS transporter, with amino-acid sequence MPFSEKPQPMSAGESARALWISTVAFTVCFAVWTIFAIIGVRIKQELGLNEAEFGLLVGTPVLTGSLVRIVLGIWTSRYGGRLVYTLTMVAAAIATFLLSYATSYTEMLIAGLGIGLAGGSFAVGVAYVSPFFPPDKQGTALGIFGAGNVGAAVTKFAAPFVLIAWGWQAVAEIWALVLVAMAVVFWFSTTDDPAFRDRRCRGVAPKSFLEEFTPLKNIQVWRFSLYYFFAFGGFVALSLWLPRYLVGVYGFNLEIAGMIAAAYSVPGSIFRAFGGVLSDKKGARSVMYAMLAVSAVATLILSLPAASGSEPGLGITPAIFIIVIFVLGFFMSLGKAAVYKHIPAYYPESVGAVGGVVGMMGGLGGFILPIAFGLLKDITGLWSSCFLLLFAIVVTSLIWMHLSVKHLSRQGHAVPAVAAT; translated from the coding sequence ATGCCTTTTTCTGAGAAACCCCAGCCAATGTCTGCTGGCGAGTCAGCCAGAGCATTGTGGATTTCGACGGTCGCCTTCACCGTTTGCTTCGCCGTCTGGACGATCTTTGCGATTATAGGCGTTCGTATCAAACAGGAACTCGGTCTCAACGAGGCAGAATTCGGACTGCTGGTCGGCACCCCCGTGTTGACCGGCTCGCTCGTCCGGATCGTGCTAGGCATATGGACGAGCCGCTATGGCGGCCGTCTGGTCTACACGCTCACCATGGTGGCAGCGGCCATAGCGACTTTCCTGCTCTCCTACGCAACAAGCTACACGGAAATGCTGATTGCTGGACTCGGGATCGGCCTCGCCGGGGGCTCTTTCGCAGTTGGTGTCGCATATGTCTCGCCGTTCTTTCCGCCAGACAAGCAGGGTACTGCGCTCGGGATTTTTGGCGCTGGCAATGTCGGAGCCGCGGTTACCAAGTTCGCGGCGCCCTTCGTGCTCATCGCCTGGGGATGGCAGGCGGTTGCTGAAATCTGGGCTCTCGTTCTTGTGGCGATGGCGGTCGTCTTCTGGTTTTCGACCACCGACGACCCAGCTTTTCGCGACCGCCGCTGTCGCGGCGTCGCACCCAAGAGCTTCCTTGAAGAATTCACTCCTCTCAAGAACATCCAGGTCTGGCGTTTCTCGCTTTACTATTTTTTCGCCTTCGGCGGGTTTGTCGCTTTGTCGCTGTGGTTGCCGCGCTATCTGGTCGGCGTCTACGGGTTCAATCTGGAAATCGCCGGCATGATTGCGGCGGCCTATTCCGTTCCAGGCAGCATCTTTAGAGCATTCGGCGGCGTCCTGTCCGACAAGAAGGGCGCAAGAAGCGTCATGTATGCGATGCTGGCCGTTTCCGCCGTCGCTACTCTCATCCTGTCGCTACCGGCTGCATCCGGATCCGAGCCCGGGCTTGGTATCACGCCGGCAATCTTCATTATCGTCATCTTCGTGCTCGGCTTCTTCATGAGCCTCGGCAAAGCAGCCGTCTACAAACACATTCCGGCCTACTATCCCGAAAGCGTCGGCGCAGTCGGCGGCGTCGTCGGCATGATGGGCGGCCTTGGCGGCTTCATCCTTCCGATCGCTTTCGGCCTGCTCAAGGACATCACCGGCCTTTGGTCCAGCTGCTTCCTGCTGCTGTTTGCGATCGTCGTGACGTCGCTCATCTGGATGCACCTGTCCGTAAAGCACCTGTCACGCCAGGGGCACGCCGTGCCCGCAGTGGCGGCAACCTAA
- a CDS encoding CmpA/NrtA family ABC transporter substrate-binding protein: MRNMHDITAGFVPLLDSALLVVAKEKGFAAAQEVALTLVRERSWATIRDRLAVGHFEVAHILAPMPIACNLGLMAPAPRMIVPMALGLGGNAVTVSGALWREMADDGATDPLDARSSGAALKKVISQRAGEKLRFGIVHPYSGHNYELRYWLSGSGIDPEREIEITTLPPQDMGDALRSGLIDGYCAGEPWNTFGVLKRGAHIATVKAAIWKSSPEKVLGVNSRWGDSNPEALVALLRALYNASLWCADPANHEELALLLSGPAYINSPAEWLLPSVTGVLRIGRDATQTVSDFFVPHAKAATFPWKSHALWFYTQMVRWGHVDHTTAHQNVAGNTYRPDIYRNALKALGVAMPAASSKVEGALRMETPVGSSGTMTLGPDGFFDGNLFDPDCVDAYIAAQKQA; encoded by the coding sequence ATGAGGAACATGCATGACATCACCGCGGGCTTCGTTCCGCTTCTCGACAGCGCACTGCTCGTCGTCGCCAAAGAGAAGGGCTTTGCTGCAGCGCAGGAAGTGGCCCTCACGCTCGTGCGGGAGCGATCCTGGGCAACGATCAGGGACAGGCTGGCGGTCGGCCATTTCGAAGTCGCTCATATTCTTGCCCCCATGCCGATCGCCTGCAATTTAGGTCTCATGGCCCCCGCGCCGCGCATGATCGTACCCATGGCGCTCGGACTCGGCGGAAATGCCGTCACCGTTTCGGGCGCCTTGTGGCGGGAAATGGCCGACGATGGTGCAACCGATCCGCTTGATGCGCGCTCAAGCGGTGCCGCACTGAAGAAAGTGATATCGCAGCGGGCAGGCGAGAAGCTTCGTTTCGGCATCGTACACCCCTATTCCGGACATAACTACGAATTGCGCTACTGGCTTTCTGGAAGCGGCATCGATCCGGAGCGCGAGATCGAGATCACGACCCTTCCGCCGCAGGATATGGGTGACGCGCTGAGGTCGGGGCTGATCGACGGCTATTGTGCTGGAGAACCATGGAATACTTTCGGCGTCCTCAAACGCGGCGCCCACATTGCAACCGTCAAGGCAGCAATCTGGAAATCCAGCCCCGAAAAGGTGCTCGGGGTGAACAGTCGCTGGGGCGATAGCAATCCTGAGGCTCTCGTGGCCCTTTTGCGAGCGCTCTACAATGCCTCACTCTGGTGCGCCGATCCCGCCAATCATGAAGAGCTTGCCCTGCTGCTTTCGGGTCCGGCCTATATCAACAGTCCTGCGGAGTGGCTGCTTCCATCCGTTACCGGAGTGCTCAGAATTGGCCGAGACGCTACGCAGACGGTCAGCGACTTCTTCGTCCCGCACGCCAAGGCGGCGACGTTTCCATGGAAGAGCCACGCACTTTGGTTCTACACACAGATGGTCCGCTGGGGCCACGTCGATCACACCACAGCCCATCAAAACGTAGCCGGCAACACCTATCGGCCGGATATCTACCGCAACGCTCTAAAGGCGCTTGGCGTTGCCATGCCTGCTGCAAGTTCAAAGGTTGAGGGCGCCTTGCGCATGGAAACGCCAGTTGGCTCCAGCGGCACGATGACGCTCGGTCCCGATGGCTTTTTCGACGGCAATCTCTTCGATCCCGATTGCGTCGATGCGTATATTGCTGCTCAAAAGCAGGCATAG